From a single Larimichthys crocea isolate SSNF chromosome XIII, L_crocea_2.0, whole genome shotgun sequence genomic region:
- the LOC104920433 gene encoding sodium-dependent neutral amino acid transporter B(0)AT1, producing MRLVLPNPGLDERILSYEDLERMEKEEAGDRPKWDNKAQYILTCVGFCIGIGNVWRFPYLCQSHGGGAFLIPYLILLVLEGLPLLLLEFAIGQRLRNGSVGVWRAIHPYLTGIGIASMLVSLLIGLYYNTLIAWIMWYLFNSFQSPLPWAQCPLNENATEFVSECQRSSTVDYYYYRVTLNSTASIEDSGGIHWPVVVCLLAAWTVIFICYIRGISTSGKAVYVTAILPYIVLAIFLIRGLTLKGAMSGIKFLFTPDVDELMNPTTWLDAGAQVFYAFSLAWGGLISFSSYNPVHNNCVQDAVILSAITGLTSIYAATVTYTIIGFRATEKYDDCMSDNIMTLLNAFGLPEDSINTSNFEAAYKYLYTIYPDIVPGLDIKNCDMQKLLSEGVEGTGLAFIVFTEAITKMPGSPAWSILFFIMLCCLGISTLFGNIEGVVVPLKDLNILPRKWPQEAVTGVTCLVGFIISLLFAQRSGIYWVTLFDNFAGSVPLLTIGLFEMIAVVYIYGIDRFNKDLEFMVGKKPCIFWQISWMFISPVIVLVILIFYLVTQAQKELTYLVWDPNSESFPTMASVPYPSWINAVIFLLAGIPSLAVPLYALCRLVYVCCKKKRKSSEETSHIFD from the exons ATGAGGCTGGTACTTCCTAACCCAGGACTGGATGAAAGGATCCTTTCCTATGAGGATctggagaggatggagaaggaggaggctgGGGATAGGCCCAAGTGGGACAACAAAGCCCAGTACATCCTAACCTGTGTGGGCTTCTGCATTGGGATTGGCAATGTGTGGCGATTCCCTTACTTGTGTCAAAGTCATGGAGGAG GTGCCTTTCTGATTCCTTACTTGATCCTGCTGGTGCTGGAAGGGTTGCCTCTCTTGCTGCTGGAGTTTGCAATTGGCCAGCGTCTTAGGAACGGCAGTGTGGGAGTGTGGCGGGCCATCCACCCTTATCTGACTGGTATCG GTATAGCCTCCATGTTGGTTTCCTTATTGATTGGACTGTACTACAATACCTTAATAGCCTGGATCATGTGGTATCTCTTCAATTCCTTTCAGTCCCCACTCCCTTGGGCCCAGTGTCCCCTCAATGAAAATGCGACAg AATTTGTATCAGAGTGTCAACGAAGCTCCACTGTGGATTACTACTATTACCGAGTGACTCTGAATAGTACAGCCTCTATAGAGGACTCTGGAGGAATCCATTGGCCTGTGGTAGTCTGCCTGCTAGCTGCTTGGACGGTCATCTTTATCTGCTATATACGGGGAATCAGCACTTCAGGCAAG GCGGTGTACGTCACAGCCATTCTGCCTTACATAGTGCTGGCCATCTTCCTGATCCGAGGACTGACTCTCAAAGGCGCCATGAGTGGCATAAAGTTCCTCTTCACACCAGAC GTGGACGAGTTGATGAACCCAACTACTTGGTTGGATGCAGGTGCCCAGGTCTTTTATGCCTTTAGCTTAGCATGGGGAGGCCTCATCTCCTTCTCAAGTTACAACCCTGTTCA CAACAACTGCGTTCAAGATGCTGTAATCCTGTCTGCTATAACTGGCCTCACCTCAATATATGCTGCCACAGTCACATACACCATCATTGGATTCAGAGCTACAGAGAAATATGATGACTGTATGAGTGA TAACATCATGACATTATTAAATGCATTTGGCCTTCCTGAAGACAGCATCAATACAAGCAACTTTGAAGCAGCCTATAAATATCTGTACACCATCTACCCTGATATTGTTCCTGGATTGGACATCAAAAACTGTGACATGCAGAAATTGCTCAGTGAG GGAGTGGAGGGAACAGGTCTGGCCTTTATTGTGTTTACAGAAGCCATCACTAAGATGCCTGGTTCCCCAGCCTGGTCTATCCTCTTTTTCATCATGCTTTGCTGCTTGGGAATTTCAACCCTGTTTGGCAACATTGAAGGAGTGGTAGTCCCACTTAAAGACCTGAATATATTACCTCGAAAATGGCCCCAAGAAGCAGTAACCG GAGTGACATgtcttgttggcttcatcaTCTCCCTCCTGTTTGCGCAGCGTTCAGGGATTTACTGGGTAACACTCTTTGACAACTTTGCTGGATCTGTTCCTCTTCTGACCATTGGATTGTTTGAGATGATAGCTGTTGTGTACATCTACGGCATTGACAG GTTCAATAAAGACTTGGAGTTCATGGTCGGAAAAAAGCCCTGCATCTTCTGGCAAATTTCGTGGATGTTCATCAGTCCTGTAATCGTTCTGGTTATTTTAATTTTCTACCTGGTGACACAGGCCCAAAAAGAGCTCACCTATTTAGTCTGGGATCCAAACTCT GAGTCGTTCCCGACTATGGCATCAGTACCATATCCGTCATGGATCAACGCTGTCATCTTTCTTTTGGCAGGGATCCCCAGTCTGGCAGTGCCTCTGTATGCATTATGTAGGCTGGTCTATGTTTGCTGCAAGAAAAAACGAAAATCCAGTGAAGAAACCAGCCACAtttttgattaa